A single genomic interval of Candidatus Acidiferrales bacterium harbors:
- the rplV gene encoding 50S ribosomal protein L22, whose translation MESRAVARYIGSSPRKMRLVVDLIRGKSVGQALSILHFSPKHASKDAEKAVRSAVANIMNREDVGKVDEESLYVKEIFIDGGPSAKRVLPAPQGRAYRIRKRSNHITVVVATKE comes from the coding sequence ATGGAATCACGTGCAGTAGCGAGATATATCGGATCGTCTCCAAGAAAGATGCGGCTGGTTGTCGATCTCATAAGGGGCAAAAGTGTCGGTCAGGCATTGTCCATACTTCACTTTTCCCCGAAGCACGCATCTAAGGATGCCGAGAAGGCCGTGAGATCCGCGGTCGCGAACATCATGAATCGGGAAGACGTCGGCAAGGTGGATGAAGAGAGTTTGTACGTCAAGGAAATTTTTATCGATGGCGGTCCGTCCGCGAAGAGAGTTTTACCCGCTCCGCAGGGACGAGCATATAGGATCAGAAAAAGAAGCAACCACATTACCGTGGTAGTTGCTACGAAAGAATGA
- the rplB gene encoding 50S ribosomal protein L2 — translation TKTKPEKALIVPLKSTAGRNNQGRITSRHRGGAHKKFYRIIDFKRNKVGINAKVASIEYDPNRNARIALLHYVDGEKRYIISPDGLKVGEIVQTGEQAEIKVGNAMPLKNVPVGTTVHAVELKPGKGAQLARSAGNSAQLAAKEGDFATLRLPSGEMRMVRAECMATVGVVSNAEFENISWGKAGRMRWFGLRPQSRGVVMNPVDHPHGGGEGKSPQGNPHPVSPWGWKTKGLKTRKKKKQSSKYIVKRRK, via the coding sequence TACAAAGACAAAACCCGAGAAGGCTCTCATAGTTCCTTTGAAGAGCACAGCCGGAAGAAACAACCAAGGAAGGATCACTTCCCGTCACCGGGGCGGGGCACATAAGAAGTTCTATCGCATAATAGATTTCAAGAGAAATAAAGTAGGGATCAATGCGAAAGTCGCTTCAATCGAATATGATCCGAACAGAAATGCCCGCATAGCGCTGCTCCACTATGTTGACGGCGAGAAGCGATATATCATTTCCCCCGACGGATTGAAAGTTGGCGAAATTGTCCAGACGGGTGAGCAGGCGGAAATCAAAGTCGGCAATGCGATGCCTTTGAAGAACGTACCGGTCGGAACGACGGTTCACGCAGTCGAGCTTAAGCCCGGCAAAGGAGCACAATTGGCTCGCAGTGCGGGAAATTCAGCTCAGCTCGCCGCGAAGGAAGGTGATTTCGCAACCCTCAGGCTCCCATCGGGTGAAATGCGGATGGTCAGAGCGGAGTGCATGGCAACGGTCGGCGTCGTCAGTAATGCAGAGTTTGAGAATATCAGCTGGGGAAAAGCGGGAAGGATGAGGTGGTTTGGACTCAGGCCTCAATCCCGCGGAGTAGTCATGAACCCGGTCGACCATCCTCACGGCGGCGGCGAAGGCAAATCTCCGCAGGGAAATCCGCATCCGGTTTCTCCGTGGGGCTGGAAAACAAAAGGTTTAAAGACACGCAAGAAGAAAAAGCAATCAAGCAAGTACATCGTTAAACGCAGGAAGTAG
- the rpsQ gene encoding 30S ribosomal protein S17, which yields MEAASRSLRKVRIGKVVSTKMQKSIVVSIERLVQHPIYKKYSKRTTNLMAHDEKNEAGLGDTVKIMETRPLSSRKRWRLVEIVEKAK from the coding sequence ATGGAAGCGGCAAGCAGAAGTTTGAGAAAAGTGAGGATCGGAAAAGTCGTGAGCACGAAGATGCAGAAGTCTATCGTTGTAAGTATCGAGAGGCTTGTTCAGCATCCTATTTATAAGAAATATTCCAAGAGAACGACCAATCTGATGGCGCATGATGAAAAAAATGAAGCGGGTCTTGGAGACACCGTCAAGATCATGGAGACCCGGCCGCTGTCGAGCAGAAAACGCTGGCGTCTAGTCGAAATTGTCGAAAAAGCAAAGTAG
- the rpmC gene encoding 50S ribosomal protein L29: protein MSEKEILQHIKENVEALDKINFQKAVGGEVKNPVQVRFLKKEIARMKTILRERQAEAAKSPSEKETA, encoded by the coding sequence ATGTCAGAAAAAGAAATTTTGCAGCATATAAAAGAAAATGTTGAAGCATTGGATAAGATTAATTTCCAGAAGGCTGTTGGCGGAGAAGTGAAGAATCCGGTCCAGGTTAGATTCCTGAAGAAAGAGATTGCGAGAATGAAAACAATTCTCCGAGAGCGTCAAGCTGAAGCGGCGAAGAGTCCTTCTGAAAAGGAGACTGCGTGA
- the rpsC gene encoding 30S ribosomal protein S3: MGQKTNPIGFRLGITRDWDSTWFERKGYSKLLGEDEKVRSYLRSRLDKAGVSRVSIERKGSQMTVSIHTSRPGIVIGKSGKDVNQLEAELKKLTKREAVKIKTFEIKRPELDAYLVAENIATQIEGRINFRRAMKNAITSATRMGAEGIRVMCAGRLGGAEIARTEQYREGRVPLHTLRADIDYASLAARTIYGLIGVKVWICRGEVYGPLPR; this comes from the coding sequence TTGGGACAAAAAACTAACCCCATCGGCTTCAGACTCGGGATTACTCGCGATTGGGATTCGACATGGTTTGAACGCAAAGGGTATTCCAAATTGCTGGGTGAAGATGAGAAGGTCAGAAGTTATCTGCGGAGCCGCCTTGATAAAGCGGGCGTCTCGCGGGTAAGTATCGAGAGGAAAGGAAGTCAGATGACGGTTTCAATTCATACGAGCCGTCCGGGGATAGTCATCGGAAAAAGCGGCAAGGATGTGAACCAGCTCGAAGCTGAGTTAAAAAAGCTGACCAAGAGAGAAGCGGTGAAGATCAAGACTTTCGAGATCAAACGACCCGAGCTCGACGCTTATTTAGTTGCCGAAAATATAGCGACTCAAATCGAAGGACGGATAAATTTCCGGCGTGCCATGAAGAATGCCATTACATCGGCAACCCGAATGGGAGCAGAAGGAATTCGTGTGATGTGCGCGGGCAGACTCGGGGGAGCAGAAATTGCCCGAACGGAACAGTACCGCGAAGGAAGAGTTCCGCTCCATACCCTTCGTGCGGATATCGATTATGCAAGCCTGGCGGCGAGGACGATATACGGTTTGATCGGTGTGAAGGTTTGGATCTGCCGCGGCGAAGTTTACGGACCTCTGCCGAGGTAA
- the rplP gene encoding 50S ribosomal protein L16: MPKRVKYRKAQRGRMRGKAQRGSSVAFGDFGLKALEPGWITARQIEAARVALTRQMKRDGRIWIRIFPDRPVTKKPAETRMGKGKGMPEFWVAVVKPGKIMFEIGGVAAPLAEAALRLAAHKLPIKTKFVARMDYEG, from the coding sequence ATGCCGAAAAGAGTAAAATATAGAAAAGCCCAGCGCGGAAGGATGCGCGGCAAGGCCCAGCGCGGAAGCTCTGTCGCTTTCGGAGATTTCGGACTGAAGGCACTTGAACCGGGATGGATTACCGCAAGGCAAATCGAAGCTGCTCGTGTCGCGTTGACGCGACAGATGAAGCGTGACGGCAGAATCTGGATCAGAATATTTCCGGACAGGCCGGTTACCAAAAAACCCGCTGAAACAAGGATGGGAAAAGGAAAGGGTATGCCGGAGTTCTGGGTTGCTGTCGTAAAGCCGGGCAAGATAATGTTTGAAATAGGCGGCGTCGCTGCGCCTCTTGCCGAAGCGGCGCTGAGGCTGGCGGCTCACAAGCTTCCGATTAAGACGAAGTTTGTCGCACGAATGGATTACGAGGGTTAA
- the rpsS gene encoding 30S ribosomal protein S19: MARSVKKGIFVDPKLLKKIEDLNKKNQKKVIKTWARDSMIVPDFVGHTFAVHNGNKFIPVYIIEAMVGHRLGEFAPTRTFRVHPGVKKETETAPAS; encoded by the coding sequence ATGGCACGTTCTGTAAAAAAAGGCATTTTTGTCGATCCTAAACTTCTTAAGAAGATCGAGGATCTGAACAAGAAAAATCAGAAAAAAGTGATCAAGACGTGGGCGCGCGACAGTATGATCGTTCCTGATTTTGTGGGTCATACTTTCGCGGTTCACAACGGAAACAAATTTATTCCCGTTTACATAATTGAAGCCATGGTAGGTCACAGGCTCGGCGAGTTTGCTCCCACACGCACTTTCAGAGTGCATCCCGGTGTGAAGAAAGAAACCGAAACCGCGCCGGCATCGTAA